The Arachis duranensis cultivar V14167 chromosome 9, aradu.V14167.gnm2.J7QH, whole genome shotgun sequence genomic sequence CACACAATGGCTGGAGTGCATGGGAACGACACTGAAGGGCATCATCACAGACCAATGCAAGTCTATGTTTGGTGCAATTAAGAAGGTCCTGCCCAATACACGACACCGGTAGTGCATATGGCATATAACACAAAAGATACACAACAAGCTTGGAGGTTATTCTAGGTTCAAAGAGTTGAATACTGAGTTGAAACACATTATATGGAACTCTAAATCGGTTGAGGATTTCGAGGATCATTGGGCTGAGTTCATTGATGAGTTCAACTTACATCACAACAGATGGCTATCAGGTTTGTGTCTTTTTAGGAAAATCATGTGCCGGAAGTGCTTAGATGTTGttgtgttcttgtattctgttcaaaaaaatgttcttatgcatggttttgttttttggtgggtttgtttcttttttaaatcTGCTTGAAGACCGACACATGTGGGTGCCTATCTTTTTCAAGGGTCAATTCTGGGCTTCCATGAGGAGTACGTAGAGGAGTGAGGGTATGCATTCATTCTTTGGTGGATACTTAAATTGTAAAACTAGTTTGGTCCAGTTCGTCCACGAGTTCGACAATGTCCTAGGAACGAAAGAGCAGAAAGAACTGGAGGACAATGCTGTAGACTCGAGAGGTCTAATCCCATGTTCAACTAGATCAGCCATCGAGAGACAATTTCAAAAAGAGTACACCAACGAGATGTTTAGGGATGTCCAAACTGAGTTTAGCAAGAAGGCTGATTGCACTATTCGTGCCGTGGATGAACAGGGCAACTCCGCTAGGGTAAAAGTGGAAGAGGAAATACTAGTCTATGAGACGACTCGATATGTTACGTTTGACATCCATTTTGATCGTTTGACACACGAGGTTCGATGTGATTGCAACTTGTTCGAGAGTGCAGGTATATTATGTTGCCACTGTCTTGTAGTACTTTCATCTTACAAAGTTAATGAGGTGCTTTCCTGCTATGTTTTACCTCGTTGGAGCAAGAACATAAAGCGCAAGCACACCTACATTAAGAGTAGCCATGACGTTAGACGTTCAAATGAAAGCCACAAAACATATTCAGAGAGTTGTGTGCACATTTCTACAATGTTGCATAGGAATTCGTGGACTGTGATGATGAGGCAGACATGCTGCATAATGTTCTGGAGGATGTAAGGGCCAAGCTAGTAGATTACCGTGGCAAGATGCGAAATAACACTGTCGCTACTGCACACAATAGCATCATCACAGGCCCTTCAACCGTTTTCGGCACAGAGGACATTCAGGCCCCATCAAAGGTAACCACTAAGAGTCGTCCAAAAGGCAAAAGGCTAGGATATGAGTTGGATAAATCAATCAGAAAATCCATGCAGAGAAAGCGGAAGAGTGTACGCAAGGTATGTATAGGAATTAAAGTTAAACTTCACTTTTACAACGGTTTTTATTACGTCGATATTAGGTTGGTTTTGATTTAGCTTGTTTGTTTCAGGATAATCGTGTAGAATCTGCTGTAAATCAAGCTTCGGAGGCTTTCGCTCAGCAGATTGCTAAGCAAGGACTTGGTGGATTCATGTCGCTGTTAAACTCCTTTGACAATACCTAGATTGTTTACGATACTGCATCCATTATGTTATATTAGAGGTCCCTTTTGTTAGGTCATACAACTCAATATGTATGTTTCATggtcattttctttgtttaggtTTTCTATGAtaagaaaattatgaaattggtATTTCCATGGCATTATATTGATGCTACTCACGTATCTGGCCTGCTTATAGGTTTTCTGCTTATATTTTAACCATTTAATAAATTTGGGATGTTGTGTGCTTTTAACTTCAAGTGGCATGTCTAGGATGTTCGCTTTACTATGGTTATTGATTGTTATTTTTCTGGTGTTTGGATGGTTACTTCTTATCGGATTAGCTATTTGtttttgattatttaattttcatatagtATGGATGTTCGATTCCTTAGGCTTGTGCatggttatttttttatatacaacaAGTGTCTTAGTAACTAAGATAAATAAAGCGGATGTTCGGTTTAGTAGGTTTGCAGATGGTTATTTCTATTTGTTTCCGGATGGTTATTTAGTGTGTATGACGAATGGCATGTTATTAGTCACGAGTTATAATGTGGATGTTCACCTCAATATATTACTGGATGGTTACTTTTAATGTGGATTATGAATGGCAACTGATTAGTTATAGGATTTATAATGTGGATGTTCGCGTCATTAGGTGAGTGGATGGTTACTTTTAGTGTGGATTCAAAATTGCATGTTATTACTTACAATAGTTATAAAGAATCTGGAATCCTCTCCAAAGTTTGGACCCAAGCCCTCATACACCACAACTGGCCCGTTATGGAATGATTCGAGGTTGTGCGGTTGCATGACTGTTTCCTATTGTAAGAGGATCAGTCAGTTATAAAGTGCCGACAATAAGTTgtgaaaatattatattattcataCCAATATGCCCGGACAGACACAGTAGAAATCACGTTTGAATATCTCGAACTGTGCATCATTGAATGCGTAACACATCCATTGAATGATCTGCGGTGCAAAATTTAAAACCATGATATAAAGTGTACGGAGAATGCAATAAGTGAAGCTAAAACATCGAGATTACGCACTTACGTTGCTGTTAACCCAACCACGTGCTTTCAATGTTAATAGATCCTTCCTCAACAGCCGAAGATATGGCCTACCTTCGTAGGTTGCCAACAGCTCATCTTCGTTGAGGGAAGAGTTCAGAATCCAATCTCGGACCGTGTCTTCCTTCTCCTCTCCTAACTTAACATCCTTAAGACTTGGATGTACTGCTGTGATGGGGGTGTGATCGGTGGCTTCTTAAGTTGTGTCAAACCCAGTGAAAAGCTAGGCCTTCCGAGACTCGGGGTCTAGCACTATGACTTATTTGGCATCACGGTCTGTAGGGGTTCCATTTCCAAAGGATTGTTGTATTTCTTCTGTTCAACTTTTACCAATATCTCCTCGACTTCTGGACACTGCACGAAGTTCAAATCAAACTCTCTGCATCGAAGTCAACAAAATAAGGCAAGTCGGTTATTACTCTGATGTAAGTCACATGTAAATCAAGATACATCCATTACATATCTACAACAGATGTAAACTGATAGAGCTTACCTGTCAAAATCATATTCAGTTACTTGCCCTGTTACTGTGGAAGGTGTAATTGGATCAAATTGCGGCCCATCAAACTGTTCGGCATCCTGATTTAGGTGCTCACCTGTCAGGCTTGAGCTGTGATCAAATAAACGGTGCTTTGGAATAACATGTGGCATGTGGTCATCGTCATCGGAGTCAGAAACAACTGCAATCCTCTTCTTGTGCGTCTCAGCAACACGTGCTGTATGGCTGCCTTTACAAAATTTGGGTCTGATGACGAGCAGCTTTCTTCGGGTTCCTATCTTGCTTTCCTGAATATGGAATATACACCAAATTATCATGCTTTTAGAAAGAAACAGCTATGTTATATACTCGCATACAAATCCATGACCATAACAAAAAATTCACTTCGTAAGAAACATCAATAGTAGATCGTAGTAATTAATTTATGATGCCAACACATGTAGACACTAAGATGAACTCACCCCTGGTGGCTCTGTAGGGCTTCCAGGAAGTTTTGATTCACATGTCATTGATGGTGTTTCAGCTGGTTTCTTATAGTCCATATTTTTAACAGATGCCTCATTGCATTCCTGTGTACATTAAGCGACAATTCCACATACCAACTTTAATTAGTTCGACATACAAGTACACTGTTGTGGAACCTATAAAACATCCAAATTCTATAGGAGCATGAGTCCATTTgtgcaattaaaaataaacaccAGAAGTTATAATCTAATCTAAACGCCTTTGACTTTAATGTTGCCCGTGCTTTAAATTGCAAAGGACACATTACCTTTTGAGCCGCTTTACTCCTGCATTTTCTCTTTCCGCTCTTTTTTTAGCtgcatattctcccctcttcttccTGGTTTGCAATTTTGGATCCTCTCAAAATTTGGCCCTCTTTCCAATGGGACCCTAACATCAAAGGGTCAACTGAGCTTACGAAACGCTCATCCAAAAGCCCAAggtagaaaataataaatgtcttAGGTTGATTATATTATAATAGAGAACATATCATCCATCCTAGTACCTCATCAATTACATTGTTTGCCTTTTTTTCAAGTTCTGATGGAGTCCATGCAGTCAACCATGGCTCCGGTTCTTGACAGCGCTCTAGTGGCCCATGCCTTAGCCGCTGAAAGTACAAGAGCTGGATGGAAAGATTGTACGGTTTCTTAGTTCATCATTACCCCAAGTGGGCTAAATAACTAAATGAACAATTAAACTTACCATTAGGGCAAACATGCAGCCGCCACAAGTTTCAAGCTTCTTATTTTGGTGTGTTTCAATCGCCTTCCCTAGCCACTTGAATGTTTTCTGTGCCCAGTTAAATTTTCTTGGATCTGAGACATCCAAAATTGGAGGAATGTGCCATGGAGAAATTGTTTGTTGGCTGGTTGGACACAGGAACGTCTTTAAGACCACCAATATGAAGTACCTTCTAAAATTAATCCTATCCACTTCTGTttccataggacaggcataaaCAAAGTCGCGCAGTTGAGTGGTTGtcttctttttaaattgttcttTGATTTCTCGGTGAGccgaattttttttctattttcggaATGTCATTCCCTACATTTCATATTGAAATAAGCAAATAGAATAAATTTAACCATACCTAAGAACAAAACCTACAGCAAAATATATGACaacaaattcacaatttaataTAAGGAGCTGACCATTGGAGGGTATCCCTAACGCCCTTCCTATTAACTTAGAACTAACTGGAATATTGCCGACATCCACTGTAAGTATGTCTGTCTCCACATCGTAAGTCCTGGCTAGTTGAATCATTATCGTCTGCTTGACTGCCCAGCGAGGAATCTGCTTCACAAAGCCAAACTCAATAGAATCAATCTCAGCTAGCTTTGCATCGGCATTCATTTCTTGCAAGTGGGTTATCATCCCGTTGATGTAGCATGGAGAACATTGCGTCTCCACTAATTTCTGTTAAGCAACACAATACAagttattagaaataaaaagaatcaaacaTTTGTTAACACAAAGCACTGCTTACCTTTTTCCCCATTAAAATGCTGTTTAGCAGGTGAAAATCAAAGCAGATTCTTGCCTGTCAAGAAACATTCAACCATAACTCTTGATACAAAACACACATTATCATTTGACTATAATTGCAAAAACaaccaacaacaaaaaaaaaaagaaatcactGGCAGCCCAACAAAACGTCCTGCGCAATTCAAGTAAACAGCAAAGAGCCTGACATTGGTCATAACATGCTCCATATAAAATAATGAGTTAAAAAATTGGCCTTCCGATTACAAAATGAACCCACCCAATTCCTGAtaacaattacttattattattaacacTGTAAATTATTAACAGAAAACAAATCCTTCATAACTGCTGTAGGTCAACTCAAAAACATAAATTGTTTCACCttcatatattatattagtCTGCTCGCATTATTTAGCAAAATTTcaaaaggaaacaaaaattgTTTCTGTATAACTATGTAttattatctaaattttaaaacgATTCTCTACAACATCCAAGATTGATAATTATATATCCATACATAcctagacatgatacatgatgcAACTATAGTTTTTACAACCAATCTTACTCATATCTACTTAAGCCACCGCTAAAAGCCATCTCATTTTTTGGATCAATCTTTTCGTAAAAATTGAACATCCGtaatttattgaaattaaaagtcAATCAAATGAACCAGGAAAGATATAAAGAAAAGAATACTAAAATATCAAGCACAGACTCCATCAAATTTCAAACATGTTTGCTTTAATCCAAGGATCCATGAACCACGTGATATTACTATCCATGCTGTTaattaaagaaacaaaatataaaaattaccaTCATAACACCCACAGCCGTGTGCAGTAAGAGTACATACGCAGTTTAAAAAAATCAAGTAAAACAAGGTCCTAGGAAGCATAAATGTTCACCAAAAGAAGTCCTAATATTGCCAGCTTGCTAGGCTCCAATGATTTGCAATATCAAAAATTACTACCTAAATGATGTAGATCATGTCACATTTTTTTATCCATCTTTTCTTACAAAATTGAACACCCGTAATTTATAGAAATTAACGATCAATCAAATGAACCAGAAACagacaacaaaaataatactaaaatatcaAGCATGGCTCCAACGAATTTCAAACATGTTTACCTTAATCCAAGGATCTATGAACCATCTGATATTACTATCCAtgctataattttaaaaagaaacatATCAAAATCAACATCATAACACCCCACAATCGTGTGTAGTAAGAGTACAtagcaatttaaaaaaaaaataaatgttaaacaAGGTCCTTGGAAGCATAGCTCTTAAATTTGAAGTTCTAATTACGTAAGTCACCAAAACAACACCTAATATTGATTGCGATGGTTATCAAATATGCTTATCAACATGTAAATAGAGTCTTTGCACGGTTAGACTCAACGCCAATAGTACTTTCACTTATATCTATTCCAATCAAATGGATCAAATACAAGTGGACATGTGAGGATTAAGTCAAATACACTTTTAGCTAATACTAGAAAATTGTCAATAGATCCCAAATTATACTtacaattttttcttaaaataaaccAACATGATTCCAATTCAAGCCTATCTCTTCTATATCAAATATTCATAATCAGAGTATTTAACAGTTTCTAAATTTTGACAGCCTCTTAGATTAGATTttggaatgaaaaaaaattaacattgtCAACCAACTTGCAAACACTTGGgaaaaattttcaaccatacgttaatgaataaaataagaattaaaatgtAGTGAGAGTATATAGGCAGTAAGAGTACAAAGGCATAACACCCACAATTGTCTGCAGTAATTGTACATAggcagtttaaaaaaaaaatcaagttaaaAAAGGTCCTTGCAAGCGTAGCTGCTTAAAAAATTGAACTTCTAAGTACCTAAATAACCAAAACAAGTCCTAATATAACCAGCTTTCACAACATCAGAAAGTACTACCTAAATGATGTAGATCATGTCACATTTTTCAATCCATCCTTTCTTACAAAATTGAACACCCgttatttatagaaattaaCGGTCCATCATATGAACCAGAAACAGACAAAGAAAACAATACTAAAATTTCAAGCCAGGCTCCAACAAATTTCAAACATCTTTGCCTTAATCCAAGGAATCATGAACTATTTGATATTACTATTCAtgctataatttaaaaaaaataaacatatcaAAATCAACAGCATAACACCCCACAGTCGTGTGCAGTAAGAGTACATAtgtagtttaaaaaaattaaatgttaaacaACGTCCTTGTAAGCATAGCTATTAAAAATTGAAGTTCTAATTACGTAAGTCACCAAAACAAGTCCTAATATTGATTGTGATGGTTATCAAATATGCTGATCAACATGTAAATATAGTCTTTGCACGGTTAGACTCAACGCCAAAAGTACTTTTACTTATATCCATTCCAATCAAATGGATCAAATGCAAGTGGACATGTGAGGATGAAGTAAAATACACTTTTAGCCAAGACTAGAAAAATGTAAATTTATCCTAAATTATACTTACAATTTTTTCGTAAAATAAACCAACAGGATTCCAATTCAAGCCTATCTCTTCTATATCACATACTCATAATCAGAGTATTTAACAGTTTCTAAATTTTGACAGCCTCTTAGGTTAGGTTtaggaatgaaaaaaaattaaacatcgTCAACCAACTTGGAAACACCTGGgaaaaattttcaaccatacgttaataaataaattgaacatcCGATCTAGATTCATTAAACAACTTACAAAGCAACATATTCATAGCACGTGCTTCACACGAATTGCTGACTTACTAATAACCGGAGGCAAAACAAAGCCAAATACAGTAACTCGTTAAAATACAAGACGCAGAAACTCGGATGCTCATAAACATGTACGTGTCATTATTTCTTCCAACTACCTTATGTTCACAAACAAATGGATAAGTCAAACAGACCCAGGAATTTTCGAAAGCAACAAAACCCTTCTAAGCAGCCAGAACATAAAAGTTACTATGAACATCTAAACATTCAATAAACGGTTATCGGTTTACTGACCTTCAATCTGGGAAGAGAAACACACCCCACGGCTTCTCTTGTTGCACCCGGTAATGACTCCAACCAATGCGAACATGCAACGGCTCCAACCTAGGGAGACTACGATTAAAGGCCAACGCCGGTGGTTTCTAGGTGACTTTCACTCGACGGGGCCAGGGATTCTCCTCTGCTGCTGGTGGTCTTCGCAATGGAGGCACTGGCGGATGCTCGGTACGACGATTGGCAGGATGAACTACGGGTAGCAGCAAAAAAGGAGCGGCTAATGGGGGAAGGTCCTCCTTCGTCAATGCCGTTCGAAATAGcggtgagggaaggctaacgTTTTCTTTGCTGAAGGGTGTTCGAAAGTTAGGGAAGGGGAAAGGTTTTGACTGTTGGGTCAAAGAAAGGGGGAGTGATGGGAGGATTACAATGGTATTaattaagataattaaaattaggatTTAAGAAAGGGGGTGTTTACGAGTATACCTATGTTATTAATCTAATTGGGCTAATTATTAAGGCACGTTGTCATATTGTTCACCAAAGTCATTGTCCCCCTAGCATCTCCCTATTCATTAATATCAATTAGAGACTTTAGTTAAAGTGATTAATCTCAATaccttttaatatatatatatatatatagtaccgagtttaaaattatatttagtcTAAAGAGTGTAGTGTGTCTAAGTGACTAAGTgtatctttaaaaaattctataacTCTATATCTGtagttataaatattattttaagtctATATGCTATATcatcttaattaattaagttgggttggtctaaTGATAAGTCATTAGTCCGTTAGGGGTTCGAATCCTACTTTGTGTATGCAATAAGCTATTGGCCAGTTGCAAACCCTTAGATGAAATTCCTATATACAATGAATTAGTCTTTGACatgttaaattgaaaaatactaataaaaaaataaaaaaataatataccgTAACATTTCCCCAATATTAAATGATGCTCCCTTAATTTCCCTTATATAGTCAGTTAGTCATTGCTCAAATTTAGCTAAACGCGTTATATCTAACTTAAGGTTAAGCCTAACTCACACTATACTTAGTTGAGCTGGACCTTCCCCAATTTCTACTATTGATAGCTTTCTCGTGCATTCGACACTCCTTTGGCCATAGCTTCACATAACAACTTCAACAAACTTGAAGCAATTTCCCACATCCACCATAGcctatatatataatcaattctGAATTCTACTACGTACTACTCCAAAACCCTACATAACACATTATTCCTAACAACATACATACACCATGGCTAGTatcctttctcactttcttttgCCCATTTTTCTTGCCACCCTTTTCTCTCTAAACCCTACTTATGGTGCCAAGCAATCCAAAATAATTGGCATAAAAATGAATGTGATTGATCGGTGCTGGAGACGGGATCCTCAATGGAGGAGCCACCGCGCGCAACTCGCAAACTGCTCCATTGGCTATGCTGGCAAGATGATGAACAACATTGGCAGTGACCTCATCTATTATGAAGTTATAGACCCTAGTGATGAccccataaaccctaagccaGGTACCTTGCGATATGGAGCTTCTGTGATTCAACAAAAAGTTTGGATCACATTTAAAAGTGACATGAAAATTACATTGGCAAAACCCCTTCTTATTAGTAGCTTTACCGCCATTGATGGCCGCGGTACCAACGTCCACATTGCTCGTAACGCATGCTTTATGATCTTTAAGGTAACCAAAACGAGTTAATTCTCAAAGTTTATGGTTTCTGATGATATTAGTTAATACgtatattatttttagacatcaattaactattaatatttaaaaatatgagataaagtatgttgttggattattaaactaaaggaattgaattaataacaaaatattggataaatataataaattctgatgTTGTTAATATTTATCTGTTAAAACCTTTTCAAAGTACATCATAATAAAAAAGTGATGAGTCATTACTCCATATAAAAGAATTGTgcaatgcatgaaatatatttttgtcaatCTCAAATTTCAAAGATTATTTTAATACATTTGAGAgaacaattttaaaacttaactCAACCCaaaatcattatatatttatattagttaAATTGATATGCGTGCATGAATACCGAATTGCTAACTACTCAAATAACAAATTGTTTGTTATTTGTTTGAAGGCGACGAACGTAATAATCCACAACGTTCGGATCCATGATTGTAAAGCACAAGCTCCGGGATTGGTGATGGGTCCAAATGGGAAGGTGATTTCATTAGGTCAAGTTGATGGCGATGCCATTAGACTAGTCACTGCTTCGAAGATTTGGATTGATCATAATACACTTCAAGATTGTGAAGATGGTCTTCTTGATGTTACACGGGGTTCCACTGATGTCACCGTCTCCAATAACTGGTTCCGGAACCAAGATAAGGTTATGCTTCTTGGGCATGATGATGGATATATTAGAGATCAGAATATGAAAGTTACTGTTGTCTACAATCATTTTGGACCAAATTGTAACCAGCGTATGCCAAGGTAAGTACATAATAAATTATTGCAAAGTTTAGGtgactaataattttttattgagaatGTTACATAAtcagtaaatattattattttaaatcactatttaatattaataatttggacttatatttataaaaaattatatacaaattatacTCATAATATATTTgacaatattaataaatttataaaatatatataggaTCCGTCATGGATATGCACATGTAGCAAACAATCTTTATCAGGGATGGATGCAATATGCTATTGGTGGAAGCATGGGACCAAGTCTCAAAAGCCAATCTAACCTCTTCATAGCCCCTGAATCTGGGAACAAGGaggtaaataaattaaataatcagtaatgaaattaattaattaacatcaATTTATTTCGATTATTgttttagtaattatattatgtatactctatatattattttaattaattattatgtgttGTGTAGGTGACATGGAGAAAAGGCAACAGCGAAAATGGGA encodes the following:
- the LOC107464611 gene encoding putative pectate lyase 14; translation: MASILSHFLLPIFLATLFSLNPTYGAKQSKIIGIKMNVIDRCWRRDPQWRSHRAQLANCSIGYAGKMMNNIGSDLIYYEVIDPSDDPINPKPGTLRYGASVIQQKVWITFKSDMKITLAKPLLISSFTAIDGRGTNVHIARNACFMIFKATNVIIHNVRIHDCKAQAPGLVMGPNGKVISLGQVDGDAIRLVTASKIWIDHNTLQDCEDGLLDVTRGSTDVTVSNNWFRNQDKVMLLGHDDGYIRDQNMKVTVVYNHFGPNCNQRMPRIRHGYAHVANNLYQGWMQYAIGGSMGPSLKSQSNLFIAPESGNKEVTWRKGNSENGNMWEFHSVGDAFENGASFTVTKGGRVPKPNYSEEQYFKVLDAKSVRFLTRSSGVL